From a single Pseudophryne corroboree isolate aPseCor3 chromosome 6, aPseCor3.hap2, whole genome shotgun sequence genomic region:
- the LOC134934108 gene encoding olfactory receptor 10A3-like, translated as MINSMIIVLVSTRQQLYSPMYFFLQQLSCIEIVFLTLIIPNMLRVIWLEGATISITGCIAQTYIYCVTGCTECHLLAVMSYDRYLAICHPLRYTTIMNIKLQQFLVIYCWAFGFLLTQITLNFLCQLQFCGPNVIDHFFCDSMPFIELTCSYAHALQLLFFILSVPIIVIPFILIFFSYICVFITILGISSTTGRKKTFSTCSSHLTVVTVFYGTLMTIYLVPASGRSLTVNKCISLLYIVLTPLFNPFIYSLRSKEMKAIIGNLLKTKDYSKNST; from the coding sequence ATGATAAATTCTATGATCATCGTATTGGTGTCCACCAGGCAGCAGCTTTATTCTCCCATGTACTTCTTCCTCCAGCAATTGTCATGCATTGAGATTGTGTTCCTCACTCTTATCATTCCTAACATGCTACGTGTTATATGGCTGGAAGGAGCCACCATCTCTATTACTGGATGTATAGCACAGACTTATATCTATTGTGTTACAGGGTGTACAGAATGTCATCTCCTCGCAGTCATGTCTTATGACCGATACCTGGCCATATGCCACCCTCTGCGTTATACCACCATCATGAACATCAAACTACAACAATTCCTGGTAATATATTGCTGGGCCTTTGGCTTTCTGCTCACCCAAATTACTCTTAACTTTCTGTGTCAACTTCAGTTCTGTGGACCCAACGTCATTGACCATTTTTTCTGTGATTCAATGCCTTTTATTGAACTGACATGTTCTTATGCTCATGCTTTACAGCTGTTATTCTTTATTCTTTCTGTCCCAATAATCGTCATTCCATTTATCTTAATTTTTTTTAGTTACATCTGTGTATTCATAACTATTCTAGGGATCTCCTCTACAACTGGTAGGAAGAAGACCTTCTCCACCTGCAGCTCCCACCTCACCGTTGTGACTGTATTCTATGGAACCTTGATGACTATTTACTTGGTTCCAGCTAGCGGACGATCTTTGACTGTAAACAAGTGTATCTcccttctgtacattgtactaactCCCCTGTTTAATCCATTTATTTACAGCTTGAGGAGTAAGGAAATGAAAGCCATAATAGGAAATTTATTAAAGACTAAGGATTATAGCAAAAACAGTACATAA